Proteins encoded in a region of the Pelmatolapia mariae isolate MD_Pm_ZW linkage group LG6, Pm_UMD_F_2, whole genome shotgun sequence genome:
- the wipf2a gene encoding WAS/WASL-interacting protein family member 2 — translation MPIPPPPPPPGPPPPPTFHEANTAPPKLSSSEAKGRGALLSDIHKGAKLKKVTQVNDRSAPVIEKSGGGGGGGGGGGGGFGGGAPMGMGGLFQGGVPKLRPIGDGPAGGSLGRSALRPPGSRSAAPRPPTGRSTSPSPPNKPSPPEHSRSHRPSLPDISHSSSGSSGMKHSTSAPPPPPPFNRGGRGNAPPTPSQKASLAPSSSSYSREKPLPPTPGRGLAPPSNVKPLSSSRPPTGGSSAPPPPPPYRPHTSGGVSNGPSHGDGGGAPELPQRNNSLHKKHTSGGSNQGRSHAPPPPPSLSSSSSSQQSNRPPPPVRDPPGRRTAPQAPTPGSRNGNRDAPPPPPPYRGHSSDSRGNKPPPPPSSSSISSSSSRTPAGPPPPPPPVRNGYSSSSSSKSIIDDFESKFNFHPIEDLPPPEEYRPINKVYPSKTNRAVRGAPPAPPVGR, via the exons ATGCCtattcctccccctcctcctcctccaggacccccaccccctccaacCTTCCATGAG GCAAACACAGCTCCTCCCAAACTGAGCTCATCTGAGGCAAAAGGCAGAGGagcactgctgtcagacatccACAAAGGCGCCAAGCTAAAGAAGGTCACCCAGGTCAATGACCGGAGTGCTCCTGTTATAGAGA AAtctggaggtggtggtggaggtggtggtggtggaggtggcgGCTTTGGAGGTGGAGCCCCAATGGGAATGGGCGGCCTTTTCCAAGGAGGTGTGCCAAAGTTACGCCCAATTGGAG ATGGTCCTGCTGGTGGTTCACTGGGCAGATCTGCGCTACGGCCCCCGGGGTCCCGGTCAGCGGCTCCTCGTCCTCCCACAGGCCGGTCCACCTCACCGTCACCCCCCAACAAGCCCTCTCCACCAGAACATTCACGTTCACACCGCCCCTCGCTGCCTGACATATCCCACTCCTCCAGCGGTAGCAGTGGGATGAAGCACAGCACCTCTGCACCACCGCCTCCACCACCCTTTAACAGAGGTGGCCGTGGAAATGCCCCACCTACCCCAAGCCAGAAAGCATCTCTTGCACCTTCCTCATCCTCTTACAGCAGAGAGAAACCCCTTCCACCAACACCTGGAAGAGGTCTAGCCCCTCCCAGCAACGTAAAACCTCTGTCCTCCAGCAGACCACCTACTGGAGGCTcttctgctcctcctcctcccccgcCATACAGACCACACACATCTGGTGGTGTGTCTAATGGGCCATCCCACGGCGATGGAGGTGGAGCTCCAGAGCTTCCCCAGAGGAATAATTCCCttcataaaaaacacacatcagGAGGCAGCAACCAAGGACGCAGCCATGCCCCACCGCCACCTCCATCATTATCATCGTCATCCTCTTCTCAGCAGTCTAACAGACCACCTCCACCTGTCAGAGATCCACCTGGACGCAGAACGG CTCCCCAGGCGCCCACCCCTGGGTCTCGTAATGGCAATCGGGATGCCCCTCCTCCCCCACCCCCTTACCGTGGCCATAGCTCAGACTCCAGAGGGAAtaaaccaccacctcctccttcctcttcctccatctcatcttcctcctcacGAACCCCAGCTGGACCCCCTCCTCCACCCCCGCCAGTCCGGAATGGTtactcctccagctcctcctctAAGTCCATCATAG ATGATTTTGAATCCAAGTTCAACTTCCACCCTATTGAAGACCTTCCACCTCCAGAGGAGTACAGGCCTATCAACAAGGTCTACCCCAGCAAGACCAACAGGG CCGTAAGAGGAGCTCCTCCAGCGCCGCCAGTGGGCAGGTGA
- the mrpl21 gene encoding 39S ribosomal protein L21, mitochondrial, translating into MSASMAYAGLWRTCRMLLPRHPVLSPAAIRTQSSASGDLMPWTSLSRPPWPEQPSPYSAEEERSRHAAVVSTVNQRINLRDFGRLFAVVHFAGRQWKVTGEDLILIENHIEAECGERIRMEKVLLVGAEDFTLIGRPLLGKELVRVEATVIEKTESWPKVHMRFWKRHRFQRKRIIIQPQTVLRINSIELAPRLT; encoded by the coding sequence ATGTCGGCGAGCATGGCGTACGCCGGATTGTGGAGGACATGCAGAATGTTACTACCCAGACACCCTGTCCTGTCCCCCGCTGCCATCCGAACACAGAGCTCTGCTAGTGGAGACTTGATGCCCTGGACCTCGCTCTCCAGGCCTCCGTGGCCGGAGCAGCCGAGCCCGTACTCGGCGGAAGAAGAGCGGAGCCGACACGCTGCTGTGGTGAGCACCGTAAACCAGCGGATCAACCTTCGGGACTTCGGCCGGCTCTTCGCGGTGGTGCACTTCGCCGGACGCCAGTGGAAGGTCACCGGTGAAGACTTGATCTTGATCGAGAACCACATCGAGGCGGAGTGCGGGGAGCGTATCCGCATGGAGAAGGTGCTTTTGGTTGGAGCTGAGGACTTCACCCTGATTGGTAGGCCTCTTCTGGGGAAGGAGCTGGTCAGAGTCGAGGCCACCGTAATCGAAAAGACCGAGTCCTGGCCCAAAGTCCACATGCGTTTCTGGAAGAGACACCGGTTCCAGCGCAAAAGGATCATCATCCAACCGCAGACGGTGCTAAGGATCAACAGCATCGAGCTGGCCCCCAGACTCACATGA
- the lg6h6orf120 gene encoding UPF0669 protein C6orf120 homolog, with amino-acid sequence MKLSCSALVVALLLSQARSFLSPSEDDSFPEEWVLLHVVQGHIGAGNYSYLRLNHDGRIILHMQSLKGDADLYVSDKTLHPSFDTYKLQSATCGQDVVVVPGDFTRPVGIGIYGHPSHQESEFEMRVFYDQTVSQDPFDKGSYNSEGVHKEKKSAHATEDDFQEEESIFWTILIGLLKIILEILF; translated from the coding sequence ATGAAGCTGAGTTGCAGCGCGCTGGTCGTCGCCCTCCTGCTGTCCCAGGCCAGAAGCTTCCTGAGTCCCTCAGAGGATGACAGCTTCCCTGAAGAATGGGTGCTGCTCCATGTGGTTCAGGGCCACATTGGTGCCGGAAACTACAGCTACCTACGCCTCAACCACGACGGCAGAATCATCCTCCACATGCAAAGCCTCAAGGGAGACGCAGACCTGTACGTGTCAGATAAAACCCTGCACCCGAGCTTCGACACCTACAAGCTGCAATCAGCCACCTGCGGACAAGATGTGGTGGTGGTTCCCGGGGACTTCACAAGGCCTGTGGGCATCGGCATTTATGGCCACCCGTCTCACCAGGAGAGTGAGTTTGAAATGCGAGTGTTCTACGATCAGACTGTGTCCCAAGACCCATTTGATAAGGGCTCTTACAACTCAGAAGGTGTACATAAGGAAAAGAAATCTGCTCATGCTACAGAGGACGACTTCCAGGAGGAAGAGTCCATCTTTTGGACTATTCTGATCGGACTTCTGAAGATTATACTTGagattttgttttga